Within Paeniglutamicibacter psychrophenolicus, the genomic segment CAATTCCCAGTTCTCACCCACGGCCTCGGGCAGGTACTCGCGCAGCGCGTCGTCCTTCTTGGTCCGGGACTTGAGCACTTCCTTGACCAAGTACATGGTCAAGTCCAGGTTGTCCTTGCCCACTGCCAGCATCGGAAGGATGTTGTGCGCGCGGATGGAGAGCGGCAGGTCCAGCAGCGAGGAGGTCTTGAGGAAGTTGGTGGAGAATCCGGCGTAGGGGCCGAACATCAGCGAGCGCTTGCCGTCGACGAAGCGGGTGTCCAGGTGGGGCACGCTCATCGGCGGGGCGCCGACCGAGGCCTGGCCGTAGACCTTGGCGTGGTGCTGGTCGATGATTGCCTCGTCGGTGCAGCGCAGGAACTGGCCGGAGACCGGGAATCCGCCGAAGCCCTTGATTTCCTCGATGCCGGCCTTTTGCAGCAGGCCCAGGGCGCCGCCGCCGGCGCCCACGAAGACGAACTTGGCCTTGACGGTGCGCTGGGCCTTGGTGGCGTTGTCGCGAACCGTGACGGTCCAGCCGGCGCCGTCGCGCTTGATGCCCTTGACGCGGTGGCCGAAGTTGACATCGGCGCCGTTGGCGGCGAGGTCGTCGGTCATCTGGCGGGTGAGCGAACCGAAGTCCACGTCGGTGCCGGAGCTGACGCGGGAGGCTGCCACGCGCTGGGACTCGTCGCGGCCGTTGGCCACCAGCGGGGTCCAGGACTTGATGGTTGCCAGGTCCTCGGTGTGCTCGATCTCGTTGAACAGCGTGTTCGGCTTCAGCGCCTCGTAGCGGTTCTTGAGGTACTTGGCGTTGTCCTCGCCGATGACGAAGCTCATGTGCGGCAGCGCGTTGATGAAGGTGGACGGATCGCCGACCTGCTTGTTCTTCACCAGGTGGGAGAAGAACTGGCGCGTGACCTGGAACTGCTCGTTGATGCCGATGGCCTTGGCCGGGTCGACGGTGCCGTCGGGGCCCGCGGCGGTGTAGTTCAGTTCGCACAGGGCCGAGTGGCCGGTGCCGGCGTTGTTCCAAGGCGAGGAGGACTCGAGGCCGGCCTGGTCCAGGTTCTCGAAAAGTCCAATGCTCCACCCCGGCTCCAGTTGCTTGATCAGGGTTCCGAGCGTTGCGCTCATGACACCGGCGCCGATAAGGACGACGTCGAATGACTGCTGGGTGGATTCAGAAGGCACGGGGGGATCTCCATTGAAAGTTCTTCTAGACTCTACGCAAGGGTAGCTTGATGCGGCCGCGTCCAGGAAATTGGTCGCTTGACATCGACGGTGTTAAGTGTTCAGTCTCACATCGGAGAAAACCTCGTCCAGCACCGGGGACGAAGGATAGTTCTTCACGGTGTCATTGAAGGCCAGCGCGGAAATCGGGAAGGCCAGCGGCAGGGCCGGCAAATCCCGGGCCAGCGTGTTGGACAAATCCTCGTAGGCGGCCACGCGTGCCTCGCCGGCGGGCATGGAGCGGGCCAGCAGCACCTGGGCGGTGAGGATGGGGGAGTCGTAGTCGAATTGCCGGTTGTTCGAGGCGAACAGCGCGCCCATGAAATCGTCAGGGTCCCGGTAGCCGCCGTTGAAGCCCAGCAGGTGCAGCCCCGGGGTCTGCCCCGAGCGGACCTTGGACACGTAGCCGTCGGTCCAGTCGATGGGCACCGGCCGGATCTTGATGCCGACCAGTGCCAGCTGCCGGGAGAGCTCGGCATAGATCAGCTCGGGCAGCGGTAGGTAGGCCCGGGAAATGTTCAGCGGATACAGGAACGGGATGGGGGTGCCGTCGTAGCCGCAGGATTCGAGCAGCTCCTTGGCGCGCTTGGCGTCGGGCCCGTAGTAGGTGTCGGAGGTCTTGATGCCCAGCGAGGCAGGCAGGAAGCCGCGGGCCTCCTTGGTGCCGGAGATGAAGAACTGCTCGATGATCTTGTTCCGGTCGATACCGTGGGCGATGGCGCGGCGGAACTCGTCCTTGGCCAGCCACTCGTTGGACCGGTTCATGCCCAGGTAGGTGACGGAGTACGGGTCGCGCTGCACGATCAGCTTGCCCTCGCGCACCAGCTCGCGCAGGCCCGTCACCGTGACCATGTCGAAGCCGTCGATTTCCTTCCGGCCCAGTGCGCCCAGGCGCCCGGACGGGGTGCGGATCTCCTGGAAGACGACCAGCGTGGGGGAGGTGGTGTTGGCCGCGACGGCGTCCGCGTCCCAGTAGCCGGGGAAGGACCGCAGCGTGATGGCCCCGTCCTTCCAGGACACGAACCTGTAGGGCCCGGTGCCCACCGGGTGCGCGGAGAGCGCCGAATCGGTCCGCCCGGATTCCGGTGCTGCGGCCAGCGCCTTGGGCGAGGCGATGGCCAGGCCCGGCAGCGTGAGCGCCTCGATGAGTCCGGTGATGGGCTTGCGCAGCGTGAGCACCACGGTGTGGGTGTCGGCGGCCTTGATGGATCCGAAGTAGCTGGCGGTCCCGCCGGTGTTGGCGCCCACGAACGGGTCGTCCTTGAGTTGCTTGCGCAGCGATTCGAGCAGCTGGAGTTGCTCGGCGTGGTGGGCAAGCTGCTGCGGGTCGACGATTTCGTCGCCGTTGGCATCGAGGGTCGGCTCGGGTTCGGGGATGGTCTTGGGCAGCACCGGGAGCTGGTCGTTGGGCCTGAAGACCTGGGTGAAGCCCTGGTCGGAGTTGGCGCGCACGTCGGCGGGCAGGGCCACCCAGTGCTCGAAGTTGGTGACCACTGCCGCCGCGTCGAAGTCGGTGCCGTCGTGGAACTTGACCCCGCGGCGCAGGATGAAGGTGAATTGGAGCCGGTCCGGGCTCACGATCCAGTCGGTGGCCAGCAGCGGGATCGGGGCGCCGGTCTCGCGGTCGACTCCGATGAGCCCCTCGTAGACCTGGCGGGTGACGCGGAAGGTCTCGTTGTCCCCGGAGATCCCCGGGTCCAGGGTCAGCGGGTCGGCGGCGGAGCCGAAGTGGAAGGTGCGGATGGCCGGTTCGGTGCTGGCGGTGGGGCTGGGGGGCGCCGGGGTTTCCTTCGGGACGCAACCGGCCAGGGCCAGGGCGCCGAGCCCCAGGCCCCCGGCCAGGAAGGCCCGGCGGGTGGCGCGCGGTGGTTGAAGGCTGTGCGGCTGGCTTGGCACCAAAGACTCCTCGTCAGTGTTTTGGGCTCCACGATCGTGGCTGGCCGCTGCCGGTGGTTAACGAGCAGGGCCCCCGAAATCATCCGGGGGCCCTGCGCGATGCCGCTGGTCCCCAAGGGGGATGCATGCGGCTCGGGAGTGCGAGCGGGGGGACTTGAACCCCCACGTCCGAAGACACTGGAACCTAAATCCAGCGCGTCTACCAATTCCGCCACGCTCGCAAGGCAGCGAACCGCTTTCGAAGTTCGGCAGGAATCAGTCTAGCGGAGATTTTCGGCCCGATTTATCGCTTTTGGGCTGAGGGCGAAACTTTATTTGGGGTCAATACCCAAATCACGACGCAATTTCGCAACGTGCCCGGTGGCACGCACGTTGTACTGCGCCGCCTCGACGATTCCGCTCTCGTCAACCACGATCGTTGAGCGGATCAGGCCCTCGTAGGTGCGGCCGTAGTTCTTCTTCTCGCCCCAGGCTCCGTAGGCCGCGGCCACGGCGTGGTCCTCATCGGCCAGCAGCGGGAAGGTCAGCTCTTCCTTCTCGGTGAACTTGGCCAGCTTGGCCGGGGCATCGGGGGAGATGCCCACGACCTGGTATCCGGCGGACGCCAGGGATTCCAGGGAATCGCGGAAGTCGCAGGCCTGCTTGGTGCAGCCCGGGGTGGATGCGGCCGGGTAGAAGTACACGATGGTCTTCTTCCCGCGCAGCGAGGACAGGGCGAGCTCCTGGCCGCGGGCATCGGTCAGGGTGAAGTCCGGTGCAGTGTCTCCGACGGACAGGCGGACGGCTTCGGCGGTGGTGTTCTCACTCATCGGTGTGGGTGCTCCCTAGGGTCTTGGGGGTCGATGGGCCAAGGGAATTGGCATGCCCGGCGCATCGAATAGTGAATGGGGTTCTGCCCATGAGCCTATCGAAGTCTGTTGAATTGGATGTCAGTGTGTCGCCCCAATGCCTGACTGATTGCCTTCCATGTCAAGATCAGATCATGGAAAGCGATGACGCACTTTACTTGGCGCGGGTGAAGGAAAAACTGAAACCAGCCGTTATCCGATCGACGATGACATATGCGGGTCTTTTTCAACTTACCCATCAATTGATCGAGCTCGCGGTGGTTGGCAAGGTCAAGTCCCATTACGGGTTCGTCGACTTCACGGGTCCGCATTTTTGGATGGATGACTTTGGCGGCGAGCGCGATTACAAGGAGGAAGTGCTGAAACTTTCGCCCAAGAACAAGTTCTTGGCATCGGTTCAGTGGCTTCTCCAACAAGGTGGGCTGACCCGCCAACAAGCCGACCAGTTGCGCGAGATATACGATCATCGAAATGACTTGGCTCATGAGCTAACCAAATACATTATCGATGTCGACCATGAGCCCAATTACTCCTTACTCGGTGATGCACTGATCATCTTGCGCGACCTTGACCGTTTCTGGATGTCCAAGGAAGCAGGGGCGGTTTCCTTTGATGTCACGGAGGAATCGGATCTTGATGACGTCCAATCCGGGACGTCCGTGGTTTTGTCGCTTTGTCTCCAAGCCTGCATAGACAGTTCAACTTGAACCGAGCTCGAAACGCGGCAGGCGGGTCCCGGTGAACGTTGCCGTCCGGGGGCCCGCCTGGCGAGGGGGAGGGAGATCCTTAGCTTTCCTTGTAGACCCGGCGCACCACGGTCAGGCTGACCAGCGACACCGCGGCAATGGCCAGCAGGTAGAAGCTCGGTGCCAGCAACGACCCGGTGGAGGCGATCAGCCA encodes:
- a CDS encoding malate:quinone oxidoreductase, whose product is MPSESTQQSFDVVLIGAGVMSATLGTLIKQLEPGWSIGLFENLDQAGLESSSPWNNAGTGHSALCELNYTAAGPDGTVDPAKAIGINEQFQVTRQFFSHLVKNKQVGDPSTFINALPHMSFVIGEDNAKYLKNRYEALKPNTLFNEIEHTEDLATIKSWTPLVANGRDESQRVAASRVSSGTDVDFGSLTRQMTDDLAANGADVNFGHRVKGIKRDGAGWTVTVRDNATKAQRTVKAKFVFVGAGGGALGLLQKAGIEEIKGFGGFPVSGQFLRCTDEAIIDQHHAKVYGQASVGAPPMSVPHLDTRFVDGKRSLMFGPYAGFSTNFLKTSSLLDLPLSIRAHNILPMLAVGKDNLDLTMYLVKEVLKSRTKKDDALREYLPEAVGENWELITAGQRVQVIKKDAKKGGVLQFGTEVITSEDGTISGLLGASPGASTATPIMIGLLGRCFPKQFSGWESKLKEIIPSYGVKLNENPSLYAEVRAETDKVLKLA
- a CDS encoding ABC transporter substrate-binding protein; the protein is MPSQPHSLQPPRATRRAFLAGGLGLGALALAGCVPKETPAPPSPTASTEPAIRTFHFGSAADPLTLDPGISGDNETFRVTRQVYEGLIGVDRETGAPIPLLATDWIVSPDRLQFTFILRRGVKFHDGTDFDAAAVVTNFEHWVALPADVRANSDQGFTQVFRPNDQLPVLPKTIPEPEPTLDANGDEIVDPQQLAHHAEQLQLLESLRKQLKDDPFVGANTGGTASYFGSIKAADTHTVVLTLRKPITGLIEALTLPGLAIASPKALAAAPESGRTDSALSAHPVGTGPYRFVSWKDGAITLRSFPGYWDADAVAANTTSPTLVVFQEIRTPSGRLGALGRKEIDGFDMVTVTGLRELVREGKLIVQRDPYSVTYLGMNRSNEWLAKDEFRRAIAHGIDRNKIIEQFFISGTKEARGFLPASLGIKTSDTYYGPDAKRAKELLESCGYDGTPIPFLYPLNISRAYLPLPELIYAELSRQLALVGIKIRPVPIDWTDGYVSKVRSGQTPGLHLLGFNGGYRDPDDFMGALFASNNRQFDYDSPILTAQVLLARSMPAGEARVAAYEDLSNTLARDLPALPLAFPISALAFNDTVKNYPSSPVLDEVFSDVRLNT
- the bcp gene encoding thioredoxin-dependent thiol peroxidase — its product is MSENTTAEAVRLSVGDTAPDFTLTDARGQELALSSLRGKKTIVYFYPAASTPGCTKQACDFRDSLESLASAGYQVVGISPDAPAKLAKFTEKEELTFPLLADEDHAVAAAYGAWGEKKNYGRTYEGLIRSTIVVDESGIVEAAQYNVRATGHVAKLRRDLGIDPK